A genomic segment from Nicotiana tabacum cultivar K326 chromosome 7, ASM71507v2, whole genome shotgun sequence encodes:
- the LOC142162439 gene encoding uncharacterized protein LOC142162439 codes for MAEDSKLWDVTCDGPHVPMKKLGETGPMVPKDRNEYSDIDRKAVEKNYCAKKILACGIGPDEYNSVSACDSTKEIWEALQTVHEGITQVKQSKIDMLTTEYELFRMKDDESIQDKHTRFTSIINELHSLGDVIPKNKLIRKILSVLPGSWESKVNAITEAKDLQTLTMDELIGNLKIYEM; via the coding sequence ATGGCTGAAGACTCAAAACTATGGGACGTCACCtgtgatggtccacatgttccTATGAAGAAGCTTGGAGAAACTGGGCCAATGGTGCCGAAAGACAGAAATGAGTATAGTGATATTGACAGAAAAGCCGTAGAAAAGAACTATTGTGCCAAGAAAATCTTAGCATGTGGTAtaggacctgatgagtacaacAGTGTCTCAGCTTGTGATTCtaccaaagaaatatgggaagcatTGCAAACCGTACACGAAGGAATTACTCAGGTTAAACAGTCCAAGATTGACATGCTCACCACTGAGtatgagctcttcaggatgaaggatgatgagtctataCAAGATAAGCACACTAGATTCAcatccatcataaatgagcttcattcaCTTGGAGATGTTATTCCCAAAAACAAGCTTATAAGGAAAATTCTTAGTGTTCTACCTGGCTCTTGGGAGAGTAAGGTGAATGCcatcactgaagctaaagatctacaaaCTCTAACTATGGATGAGCTGATTGGTAATCTGAAGATTTACGAGATGTAA